The DNA sequence ctttctgaaggtttcacttttagctctaatagcttccttcacctcactcgttaactacactggctgccgtttgctcttcctgcctccttttttactacatggaatatatctagtctgggcttctagGATTGTATTtctaaataacatccatgcctgatgtatatttttgacctttgcagctgcatctttaagtttcttttttaccattctcatgttatcatagtctccttttttaaagttaagtgctgttgtactggattccagggattatatcaaatctgatcatgctatgatcactgttatcaagcggccccagcaccattacctccctcaccaattcatgtgctctaCTAAgaactattttatttattgaaaaatgtatatactgcataaaaaccatgcggtttacaaaattacttgCATACAtattatgttcaaacaattttattgatgaaaaCAGAGTTACAATCGTAAACAAATTATACATATCCAAGTCGAGTAGGAAACAATggaacagcaacagcagcaaagagAAACAGTCATCATCAGTTTTATACATAAAATGCATAAATCTCCCGTCCAACTATTCCCCATTAACACATGCatgcatattaaaaatactaaaacatgttttgacagaacaaacacaataaaatattaactaacagtatcattattaagaacctttttcaaattcatccaactagatctagaattgcttcacctcttggtTCCTGAACTAGCTGCACcgtaaagcagtccttgatttcatcaaggaattttatctccctagcatgccctgatgatacatttatccagtcaatatcgGGGTAGTTGAACTCACCCATAAttactgtgttacccagtttgttagcctctctaatttctgataagaattcagcatctgtccgttcAACCTGGTCAGGCGGATAGTAGTACACTGCTATTGCTATCCTTTTCCCTCATACCCACAACATTATTACTCATAGGGATTCTAAGGTGTGTTCCTGCTCCtatagaattttcagtccattcaatacaaggccctccttaacatataacactagaCCTCCACTCATTCTATCCACCCTATCACTATGATATaacttgtaccctggtatgacagtgTTCCATTGGTTACAGTGTCTTCCATCAGGTTTCAGAGATGCTTAtagctatcttttcatttagtgcaatctATTCTAACTTTCCCATACAGACATTTCATCTAGCACAAGGAAAACTAAAGATCAGAGAACAATACCATGAAGAGTCAGTTTCATGGAGTAATAAAGTAAAGGCTCTTGTGGAAATAAATGTTCAAGGAAATATTCAAATACTAgatttttatagcccgttacattaacgggtgctaaaacagatgtgtagacttaggcatttctttctctttctttctttatgtctgtctttctttctctctccctgccccgtctttctttctgtctccctgccccctgcctgtctttctttctgtctcgctccctggccccctgtctgtctgtctcgctccctggccccctgtctttctttctgtcttgctccctgtctgtctttctgtctctttccctgcccgctgtctgtctttctgtctatcccccctgtccagcagcacccccttccctgctccccctgtccagcagtagcccttctccctttttcctcccccctgtccagcagcacctcttccctgctctccctatccaccagtagcccttctcccttacttttacctcccccctgtccatcagcaccccttccctgctccccctgtccagtagtagcccttctcccttccctgctccccctgtccagcagccgctagcccgggcagcctcggggcttttgctaggctggcctgcctcacattatcgaagtgggctggcctatcAAATGCCCCacagctgctgccgctgctggcccaggggtgagaagaagaggtgtccaggcagcagcagcgtagtCAAAAGGCACGTAGTCAGCTAGCGTCAGAGATTGgggcaggcactgcgcatgcgcagcaAGGAGTCACAGATcacggagtttgaagtgcacatgcgcactaagggttttattatagcagatgtaCTAGTAGTTCCATAATATCTTTCAGAAACATCTTGTGTAGCCTGAAAGATTTCCAGATGAGGAAGTACAGGAGTGATCTGCTTTTGACTTTGCAGCATTAAGGAAGTGTGACTTAAGTTTTGGAATTTGAATCAAATTTCTATGTTCAAACTGCAGATGTTTATTGCCAAGGTCAGGATGCCGTTATAGTCAGTCAGTCACTATGACAACGTCCAAGTTTGCAACAGCAGAAAATATCAAAAGTGATCTGGTCTCAAATTTTCTGGATAGAGTGGGCATTTCCCTATTCTGCGCTTGTACTATTGATAGACACTGGAGAAATGTTTGTGGTGTCCAGTGTAGATTATGAATGTGGATTTAGCTTTAGGAATACTGTACCTTAAAAAATGAACAATGAAATCATTTAAGTAGCTACCCCAAAAAAGAGGCAAACCAGTTTGTACAAAACAGTCTCTAAAAACAAATGTACAGAAAACAGCATTGCAATTGTAAAAACTCTTTATTACTATGAACTTAGGAATTGCAGtcagtggtggggggagggggaggggtggtctgccccaagtgccctcttggtgagggtgcaggcaccaagcctcctctttgcccccccccccccccacttctccactgctggatgtgcacactagagaatgacacggggaaaaaatctgtccccgtcaccggcccaccatcctctgcaccgccccgtcaccgccgttcccttcaccgccccgtcactgccatccctttcaccgccccatcaccgccactgccatcccattcaccgccccgtcaccgtccccgctgcatccatataagccttagtactgtaatatttagcttattcctttcttataaatcaaagttcctgctgctgaactagagaaagagatgttcagctggcagggctttgtttataaatttttatcaacacaactaatatactattttatcctaaagcaaaaaataaataaataaatataattttttttctacctttgttgtctggtttctgcttttcacaTCTTCAGCTCCTCTCATCTGGCTTATCTAtcttccctcttattttcatggcacgttacaatgtaatttgtgcaagccactggagcctgcgagctcggtccctgtcccatccccacaaaccatctcgtttctgtgctcctattttctccatttctaatatctcccctatgtatctgtcattgccccccctgtgtccatataccatccccatggcatgtcccctttatgtctctgtccctatgccccatgcacataatttcccctctttctgttaccttcctgtgtccagatttcccctatcttcctcttccataccagtgtgtctcttcttttcaaccccatctagcttttttccctctttcttcccccccccccatgcttctagcatctggctcacctgccagtccttccctttctttcctgctgtgggtttttctttccgacttcatccccttggcccagaatctttttccctttcactccctccttccaatttgagccgggaacactagcgatcgcacggtccccgcagctcacacccgcctgcccaatcgattctagtgtttagccagctctctcccttctcctcaccttagtttgtagattttctttttcggcgacccgcacgctatcagagagccgcgcacgcgcggctgctcagtgttcaatcttctgctctgctgcaacttcctgtttccggttgcgtcagagcagaagattgaacactgagcagccgcgcgtgcgggtcgccgaaaaagaaaatctacaaactaaagtgaggagaagggagagagctggctaaacactagaatcgattgggcaggcgggtgtgagctgcggggaccgcgcgatccttcatgcctcactgcggggacaagaccattcaccgccccgcgggcggtgaatggccttgtccccgtcaccgcagcgactgctagttttcttccccgttttcggcgggtgacccgcggctacaatgcggtggccgcgggtaaaccgccaccgtgtcattctctagtgcacaccacttccctttctctctataacgttcctggtgcgagcagcaacccccaacctactGCCATgctagcatcagctcttcctctgacatcatttcctgaaCCCGCACCTAGCCTTGATGCTGGTGCAACAGCAGGTTGAggattgctgctcgtgccaggaatgttacagagggcAAGGGAAGTGGCGTGCACAcggcaggaggggggaggaaggagcatGTAGAGGTGGGAAGTGGAGAAGAGGATGAGGGagggggtgcctctcaccctcctACGCCACTGATTGCAGTTACAGCAGACCAGTtttcagtgattttttttcataCTATTATATTTTTGTCCCTAGTCTGACATGTTTTGGTGGTTTGCCTACATCAGGTACTCAAATTGGCAAACATTATAAAAAGACTTACTGGGCTTCTGGTCACTCAAGAAACTGAAAACAAATATGACTGGCATCATGACTGTTGTGGTCATCTTGGTCTTACTGCATCTGAGTAAGtggaaccaacgtttcagccatcttACGGAGGCTTTTCTTCAGCATACCCCTGAAGTCAGTGCTGTATAgtaactaaccccctcccccccttttttttacaaaactgtagcgtggtttttagcgccggccacagcagtaacagttctgacactcacaggaattcctatgagcgtcgtagCTACCCTgtttcctcaaaaataagacctatcctgaaaataagccctagcatgatttttaaggatgctcctaatataagccctaccccaaaaataagccctagttaagactgGCCCCCgaacctcccacccccaaaatgtccctgacactccctgactccatccttgacactagtgctgcctgatttgctgaaaaaaaaatcactcgttgattcagcaacccccatccctgctgctttaggaggcttcagagcggaggtatgtcagtctcacggtgggagggttgacggagttctgctgcacagagggatgggagggaggcatagaaagatgctgcacaaggggatgggtgagaggggaggaaagatgctacacatgggggggggggagaaaggaaagaggaagaattggggtggaggagaggaagggattgttgtacatgaaaaagatAAGATCCctaaaagtaagccctagtgcgttttttggaccaaaaattaatatgacactgtcttatttttggggaaacggTATTACCACTGCagtcagtgctaaaaactgctatggcttcataaaaaaattaaaaaggggagggagggtaagTAAATGTAACTAACTACTGTATTTAAGTAAAAGTTTTGTTACTTTTAcaatggtacctcggaatccaaatgccccagaacttgaacaacttggaatccgaactggttttttttcttaatttttgccccggaatccgaacgctgctttggaatccgaactgcaagcggtgctcagcccaaagatgcccctctaacgcagcttcctgtttccgcctgggagggaagctttgggctgagcaccgcttgcagttgccgatcttgctgcctatacCGGTGGGGGTCCCGGCCTTGCTGACTTTGCCGGTCTTGCTGTCTGAGTTTGTGGGGCCAAGGAACAGATTAatcagtttctattattttcaatgggaaaaattgtcttggaactcaaacattTTGGAAtgcgaacggggttctggaacggattaagttcgaattccaaggtactactgtacttgtaaagaagtacaggataatTTACTTTTACTAAAGTAATAATTTTGCCGatttttactacttttacctagttacatcTGAAACTTGCAGTCAAAAGTAAAAGCAGAAGGGATATGTACCGGTAAATGACAATTCTTCAGTAAACCAATGAAATGGCAAAACTagggaacaggattttgctattgcaaacctcaTCATGTACACAGTAGATCATTTCATCATACATTTTGCTGTTCCGTGAATACAACCTATAAGAACAGAGGAGTTGTCTGTGCTTGAACGGGGGTTACTAGTTTCCAGCCAAACAGAACAGTGATTAGTTTGGGTCACTTTAAAGTAGAGATGAACCTGAAGCTGATACCAGTTCTTGATGGATATTGTacaaggagccgctgaaaagttctcagcccaactttttttttttttttgtcaagagaagtgtggaataacttgttaatttcatggctccacatcattctcttattggttggactgagaccttttcagtggccccttgtagttgtgctattttaactgtttttttaaatctttattcattttaaaacttacaataagtgtaacataagacacaatcattttatactttagcaTCACTTAATAATCTATCAGAGATAAATTCAGATCAAatacccctccctcccacacccCCATCAACTATCATTAAACTTAAGAAAACATAAAATATTCCCCTCCTGACATTTATCCACAATCAAAGGAAAACAAACCAaaattatcccctcccccctcttggacgtgtatgttcaaagggaaaaaataatattcaatcttTACGCTATTttattaatggctcccaaacatcctgaaatttcttgaaattaccctgctgtatggctattaccctctccattttaaagatgtgacaaagaattccaccaaaaactgtaattcaatcgatcccaattcttccagtttttcataatatgttgtatggcaacccctgtcattatgagcaaaagtttattattattgttattattaaaagtttattattattttttactcAAAAAAGTATTATTAGGCAAtaacttttttacttttacttaagtacattttttaatgtattcttcaccatacatttattttttgcttttacttaagtactttgaacaacacttaagaaagccatagcatgatgACTGAAACATCAGTTCCACTTACGTAGACACAAAAAGACCTGGACAAATGCAGTAAGGATATATCCCAAAACATCACAGAAAGAAGTCCAAATCACTGTAAGAGAGCTTTAAAAATTATTCACGATCATTCCAAAGCTGGAAATGCCTCAGTCACTGCTCTGGAAGCCTATTTCATGTGGTGATTGAGGCGTTTCTGGCTTTGTAGCGGCAGGGCGGGGTCTGGAGGTGGGTACAGAGAGACATGGCTGGGACTTTGATGAGGGGGAACTTAGAATGGAGATTGAGAGAATTGGAACTAGGGGTAGGGAGATCAGAACTGAGGGGAGATTAGATCCGGGAGATCTGAACCCAGGTAGGAACACAtctgaagggggggagggggggaaagagtGGCTTATACAGGTGGGTTAGAACCAAGGAGGGATTGATAACAGCAGCAACTTGGAAGTTATGTGGGTGCTGACTGATACAATTAAGTGGTCAGACAGGACTGCACAAACCATGTCATAAGGGTGGTGGAGGACCAGAAGTCTGCTACAGAATATTGGATATGTCAAGCTGGGGCAGACAAAAGTCTATCGATCCCAGCATTCTCTTTGAGATACAGGTCAGTTCAAGGCACATTTTTGAAAAGTGGATCAGATTTCTCATAGTTCATTTCAAAGCAAAGACTTTTCTAAGTCTACCTGGAACCTGGAATATTTCATGGGCACTTTTCCcagtaacttgtccaaatctCTTTTGACTGCCGCTACGTCGATTGTCTCgatacatcctctggcaacaagatTCCATAACTTAATTGTAAACTGTGTgaaaatatactttaaaaaatgCATTTTGAATCTGCTGAGAGTTATCTTTTGGCGACATATAGAATTGATCTCATTGTAAACACTAAaccactttttatataaaaaccaTAACAGAGACTTGTTGACTGTAAAGTACTTGCTACTAAATATTGATAAGCAGTATATTAGATGTCTTAATAAGCATAAGCATTTCTGAGATAGGCAGTGTTGTACACATTTTATGCAGGTacattctctgtccctagtgggctcacaatctacatttttttgaacctggggcaacagagggttaagtgacttgcccaggatcacaaggagcaatagtgggaattgaacccccagttccccaggatcacagtctgttaggctactcctccagacATTAAGTGTAGGGTGTTAATTGTCACATGCTTTTCATGCTCACTCTTCACCCATGGCACATCCCCTGACAAAAAAAACACATCACATGGTTTAAAatgagagaatgacacggggacaaattttttcctgtcccaCCCTTGCGAGTTTTGTTTCTGTCCCTGtcacattcctgtaagctcagccttaacctcacaagtctcgaatacttatgattgtaaagcatttgaggcttgtgcaggtgaggacagagctttcaggaatggggcagggacaggaaaagaacttgctctgacaggaaaatgagttcctgcggggacggggaaaaatttgtcaccatgtcattctctatttaaaaTATAGTAACTGCTAGAATAGCACAAGGCCCCTTAATATGGCTCTGCAGTAGCAGTTACCATGTAGTAAAGGGTCAAAGGGCACCTCAATGATTTGGGGGCAAGACCAGAGGTGCCCATTACCTTGCCTGGTGATGAGCAAGGTTTCCTTCTTAAAAATGAAAGTCACTCAAAAATGTCCAGTAGCAAAATGTATAATTATAACCATAGGTGTCAGAATGGCCTTcccaaaaattggcagtcagttatggctctactcccccactTACCTCCTCCCGGCCACTGTAATTTTATATCTTGGGGCAGCCGCCGCAcagtgtcaatgagcaggcctgccccggaacccttcattctacagCATCCCACCtttgtgggaacaggaagtcgcatGCAGAATGAAGATttctgggggcaggcctgctcttTGATGCTGCGCGGTGGCTGCCCTAGATTTAAAAATACAGCAACcggggaaggtaggtgggggagtagggagctggagagagaggttgtGCCGCAGGATTCTGCAGAGctcttgcccccctccccccccaaacaaaaaagcattccactgcctatgattATAACCAACTCAGGAGAATTAAAAGGAAAATATAAGAGCAATAAAACTTTTGAAATGGAGCAAATGATCTGGATGAAGAGATaaaagggtagagaatgacacggtgacaaatttgtccccgcaggaactcaaatttccttgtcccgtccctgcgagttgattttaaagtgtttgaggcttgtgcagatgcagacagagcttgcaggaatggggcagagacaggaaaagaactcgccaggacaggaaaatgagttcccctcTAATAAAGGGGATTCAGAATCCCAGGAGCGATCAGCTGTCATTGGCAAAATAATCCCGTTCTTCCCCTGCTGCTTGTTTGCAGTGAAAATGAGTTCATAGTAAACATTTCTGGAAGTGGGGTATGAGGATTTTAATGAAAGCTGGCTTTACCGAATGATATGTGCAGAGCCAAACTGTGTTCGCTGCTTCCTTACTGATGCACCTGGATGAGTGGACCATTTCCCACCCAATTTAGGGTTTTACCGTGTACAAAAAAGGTTAAAAGATGCACTTTGGAAAATGTATTGAGAGAGTTTGTTCCCTCTGAGGCATTTTTTTCCTTGAAGCAGCTCTGTGATGGTGTATAAAAATGCTTCCACAGGATACTCATTTGTCTTTTGAAAGATTTTGCTTCCATGACACTCTGAAGTTTCATTCAGAGGTCTGCCACTATCCTGTCTGCCAATAGCAGTTGTGCTGTTTCCCTGTGATGTCAGCCGGTTCCACCCTGCAAGCCTGGTATAAAACTGCAGGATGTCAGAAGTGGCAGGGCAGTCAGAGCTGCAGCAGTAAACTTCAGGATGAAGGCAGTAAGCATGAAAAACACAGTGCTAGACATAGTGGCCTTTCTCCTGGACAAACTGATCCTCCTTGCCAACTTCAAGCTCTTCAGTGTAACAGTAGAGGCAAAcaaagcagcagcaacagcctctTGTGATGCATCCTGCTTTCAAAGAGGAGACCTGTTGGAGGTCCCTCGCACCCTCTTCGTTCACTTTGGCATCTATTTAGGGGGCGACAGGGTGGCTCATATGATGCCAGACGTCCTCCCTGCCTTATCCGATGACACATCTCTGATCCAGAAAGTCGTGACAAATAAGAGACTGATCCTGGGGGTCTTGACCAAAGTGGCCAGTATCAGGGTGGATACAGTAGAGGACTTCGCCTATGGAGGAAGCATTTTAATAAACCACATGGACCACAGTTTTAAGAACCAGCCTCTTCCTAATGAAGAAGTGGCCCAGAGGGCTGAGAAGCTGGTGGGAGACACCCCATACAGCCTCCTATGGAACAACTGTGAACATTTTGTGACTTACTGCAGATATGGAACTCCTGTGAGCTTTCAGACTGACAAGGTAAAGCCTTTCACTGAAAATTTGAAGATCTATTCACACTTTAAATTGTCACAGGTAACAGCAGAAACATAACATTTGCAGATTTCTCTTCTCATTACTTATAACAGCTGTGCAATACAGTGGAAATACACATTTTCTCTCTCTAATATATGTGATTATCTCTGAGAAAACATAACTAAAGACATGAATCTAACTTCAGTTTCTTAAAAATGACTTTAAAGCTGTCacatgtttgaacttctgtaacctttttttttccacatGGGTGTAAACTATTGCATTACAAATTGTATGCTCTATTCATTAAAACCTTGTGTCTTGTTTCTGGTGCTTTCAGTCATGTTTTCCCCAGAAATGACCACAGAGGTTTAAAGTATTGCAGAGAGATTTTGAGATGTGTGTTTGATAGCATTGGATAAGCACTCACACAGTGGACTGTTCTCAATATTCTCTCTTATACGACTATAAATCCCATTTTCATGGCTTAGTGCCCTTCAATCCTGCACTCTCTCATTATAGTTAAGCTTGTGCAGGTGGAGGTAGATTTCTTGAATGCTTGTGAATCTGTTACACCCAGTGAAGCCGAAAAATATCGTTATTATTTCTTGTACATTGCTGCCAGGTGTGCTCAGCACTTCCCAGACACGTTTAGcaatcctctttttttttgggAGCttgcaatctagtcaagacataCAGGCAGGTTACACCACAGGAAACAACTAGGAGACAACGTGTCTCCCTTCAGATAGGTGCCGCTTAAATTAAGCGGGTAAAGCTGTCGGAAATCAGAACGGTGCTCCAAAATCAACCTGTAAAAAGATTAGTAGAAgctgaaggggggaggggcagaggtcACTATATTTTTATTGCTCATAATGCTCCGGTTTCTTTCCTGCTCCCATACAGAGAGCAAGTGAGGGAAAGAGCCCCATCGGCCTCAATTAGCGCGCGAAAAAAAAGGTCCCTTTTGATTGCTGTGGAAATGCAACGCACGACACAAACTTCCTTTTAACCTCGAGGAGTCCAAGAAAACAGAGTCGTGGACCAAATGCTGTGCcgacaccatttttttttttttaatttccgtttcatttgggggggggggggagggagtaggaAACCAATGCTTCCTTTTGAAATTCTCTTTTTCCTGCAGTTTCGCATTTTAAAGCCGTGAATTTACGTCCAACGAAATGCTTAATGCGCGTCCTCCAAGAGCTAAGACGCTGCTGATCagagccaccccctccccccccccaataacctcCCTGAAAACGGACCGTACTTGTTGAAAACCTTTAGATAAAGTAGTGAGGCTGCACTGTTATGCCACTTTAAAGGTAATAAAGAGGGTTAAAACAATTCAAATAAATGAAAGTCCAATATAAAAGGTGTTACCTTATTTTCCTAATGTAATACATTTTTCTGACAGGCTTTCAAAGGCAGAAACGTTCAGGTCAGAGAGGTTgacaatatgaaaaaaaaattaaaatatatatgtgtatatatatatatatatatatatatatatatataactgagCCATGAAGTTCTCTTTATCCTTCTTATTGATATAATTTagacacatccagggagggatatatctttagggctcctttaattaagcagcgcgtgacttttcatcacatgttaaccccccgcgctggcctaaaaactactgcccgctcaagaggaggcggtagcggctagcacgtccggcggtttagcgcgcagtaTTATGTGGGTTAAatcgctagcgtgcctttgtaaaatgagcccttagtgcgattccttgatgtaaatgttggttgggtggggggggggggtttatattATTGCGTTGctactgattgaatttaagtgcttaatTGTTGTCATTACTGATgaatattgtattgcactttttgttaagTGATgggaaatcaataaagatttatatacaaaaagaaaagcattccaatgatGGTCCCAATGGAAAGACGGGGAGTGaggaacataacaaagcaatacATCCGACATTTTATGCTTTTATAAGGCGATAAGAACCCCCCAGATCCTTGTTAAGTCCTGTCAGGTGTGTGTGAAAATAGTTTATAATCTTAACTTCAAAGGTTTATGCTCTTGAATTGTTTTCATTTCTTCTTAGTATTCTGATCATAAGAAGAGGCCTTAACAATCAGGACCGCAACTTTTGAAGTTAAGAAGTTGATTAAATATTTAGACACTCACccaatgaagggggagggagaggcatagaaagagagcagatgccatatggaaggaagagaatgacgagaagGCAGAAACCAGACGACGaggtagaaaaaatttgttttattatttatttttgctttaagataaagtattattgtagctgtggtgatgatcgtttattaatagaaaatggaaataaggtgatcctgtttattggactaattttaatacattttttttactaattcagagaccataactcctttcctcaagtcaggactgatactgtaacagcagtacagtgttcccctggtcgttcgcggtcggcggtttgcagtcccagtcattcggggtattttctgaccgcgaaccaccaacaaggagagggcagcgggagaggcaggagagggcagccagagtgctggcgagtgcaggaaatcacttgctgtatgctccgaccgccttttcctgcaataagtctggccttatccaatcaggagctgctttgaaacgcagctcctgattggtaaggtccaacttagtgcaggaagagacaGTCGGAGCAtatagtgagtgatttcctgcactcaccggCATTCCGGctgctctcccctgcctctcccgATGCCCTTTCCAGTCTCCCCCATtaaaaaactgtattcgcggtttttcacaatttgcgggggttcctggaacggaacccccacaaatatcgggggagtactgtatagtttactgacctgaagaaagaggtttaaacctctgaaagttaattgaaaaatatattagtccaataaaatgacgggcactaaattttcttcccaccatgccccatgccacctacccaaatgcaaaatataaattggtgggcttcccaaagccctgccagctaaagatctcttcctctaagaaggaagggggggatttgttcagagatgttcagaggttg is a window from the Geotrypetes seraphini chromosome 1, aGeoSer1.1, whole genome shotgun sequence genome containing:
- the LRAT gene encoding lecithin retinol acyltransferase isoform X2, encoding MKAVSMKNTVLDIVAFLLDKLILLANFKLFSVTVEANKAAATASCDASCFQRGDLLEVPRTLFVHFGIYLGGDRVAHMMPDVLPALSDDTSLIQKVVTNKRLILGVLTKVASIRVDTVEDFAYGGSILINHMDHSFKNQPLPNEEVAQRAEKLVGDTPYSLLWNNCEHFVTYCRYGTPVSFQTDKFCEVVKMVIRDQRSVLVSVLLGLASVLCLGFRTSTTLPSIFIPFTLWMAS
- the LRAT gene encoding lecithin retinol acyltransferase isoform X1 codes for the protein MKAVSMKNTVLDIVAFLLDKLILLANFKLFSVTVEANKAAATASCDASCFQRGDLLEVPRTLFVHFGIYLGGDRVAHMMPDVLPALSDDTSLIQKVVTNKRLILGVLTKVASIRVDTVEDFAYGGSILINHMDHSFKNQPLPNEEVAQRAEKLVGDTPYSLLWNNCEHFVTYCRYGTPVSFQTDKVKPFTENLKIYSHFKLSQFCEVVKMVIRDQRSVLVSVLLGLASVLCLGFRTSTTLPSIFIPFTLWMAS